Proteins encoded together in one Nostoc sp. PCC 7524 window:
- a CDS encoding mannose-1-phosphate guanyltransferase, which produces MRAVLMAGGSGTRLRPLTCDLPKPMVPILNRPIAEHIINLLKRHHITEVIATLHYLPDVLRDYFQDGSDFGVQMTYAVEEDQPLGTAGCVKNIAELLDETFLVISGDSITDFDLSAAIAFHKQKQSKATLILTRVPNPIEFGVVITDADGKIKRFLEKPSTSEIFSDTVNTGTYILEPEVLEYLPANTETDFSKDLFPLLLAKDEPMYGYIAQGYWCDVGHLDAYREAQYDALERKVKLDFAYPEDTPDLWVGQNTYIDPSAHIEAPAMIGNNCRIGARVQIEAGTIIGDNVTIGADANLKRPIIWNGAIIGEEAQLSACVISRGTRVDRRSHVLEAAVVGSLSTVGEEAQISPGIRVWPSKKIESGAILNINLIWGNTAQRNLFGQRGVQGLANIDITPEFAVKLGAAYGSTLKPGSKVAVSRDQRNVSRMVTRSLIAGLMSVGVDVQNLDATAIPIGRTVIPTMKIAGGIHVRVHPDRADYILIEFMDGKGINISKAQEKKIEGAFFKEDMRRALSHEIGDVAYPSQVIDLYCTAFEKLLNVSALRNSRAKVVIDYMYAVSGAVLPQMLDKFGADAVVLNASLNKAAVSTTDREALLNQLGHVVEALKANFGVQVSANGEQLILVDESGYPIRGELLTALMVDMILTSNPRGTVVVPVHSSSAVEQVARRHDGRVIRTKANPTALMEACQKNPNVVLGGSGDTGFIFPHLHPGFDSMFCIAKLIEMLTIQERSLATVRSELPRVIHKTHTIRCPWSAKGALMRYLVETHPAQNLELIDGVKIRQPYNDSWLLVLPDASEPLVHLYANSNERDWVDEIVRDYRSRVQTFVERQQEQHPAEV; this is translated from the coding sequence ATGCGTGCAGTGCTGATGGCAGGCGGTTCCGGAACGCGACTTCGCCCGTTAACTTGCGATCTACCTAAACCGATGGTGCCGATTCTCAATCGCCCGATCGCAGAACATATCATTAATTTACTCAAAAGACATCACATCACGGAAGTGATTGCCACATTGCATTATTTACCTGATGTTTTGCGAGATTATTTTCAAGATGGCAGCGATTTTGGCGTACAAATGACCTATGCCGTGGAGGAAGACCAACCTTTAGGAACAGCAGGGTGTGTCAAAAACATTGCTGAACTTTTAGATGAAACTTTTTTAGTAATTAGTGGTGATAGTATCACAGATTTTGATTTATCAGCAGCGATCGCCTTTCATAAACAAAAACAATCAAAAGCTACTTTGATTTTAACTAGGGTGCCTAACCCCATTGAATTTGGGGTAGTTATTACTGATGCCGACGGTAAAATTAAACGCTTTTTAGAAAAACCTTCTACCAGTGAAATTTTTTCTGATACCGTCAACACTGGTACTTATATTCTCGAACCTGAAGTTTTAGAATATCTGCCAGCCAACACAGAAACCGATTTTTCTAAAGATTTATTCCCCTTACTCCTGGCTAAAGATGAACCCATGTACGGTTACATTGCCCAAGGGTACTGGTGTGATGTTGGTCACTTAGATGCCTATCGTGAAGCTCAATACGATGCTTTAGAACGGAAAGTCAAACTCGACTTTGCTTATCCAGAAGATACCCCAGACTTATGGGTGGGACAAAATACTTATATTGACCCCTCAGCTCATATTGAAGCCCCAGCCATGATTGGCAACAACTGCCGCATCGGTGCAAGAGTGCAAATTGAAGCGGGAACAATTATTGGCGATAATGTCACCATTGGTGCTGATGCCAATCTCAAACGGCCGATTATTTGGAATGGGGCAATTATTGGCGAAGAAGCCCAATTAAGTGCCTGCGTTATTTCCCGTGGTACTCGTGTAGATCGCCGCTCCCATGTCCTAGAAGCGGCTGTAGTTGGTTCATTATCTACAGTTGGCGAAGAAGCCCAAATTAGCCCCGGTATCCGGGTTTGGCCGAGTAAAAAAATTGAATCTGGGGCAATTTTAAACATTAACCTGATTTGGGGTAATACTGCTCAACGCAACCTGTTTGGACAACGTGGTGTCCAGGGATTAGCCAATATCGACATCACCCCAGAATTTGCCGTGAAATTGGGAGCCGCCTATGGTTCTACCTTAAAACCTGGCTCTAAAGTAGCGGTATCCCGTGACCAACGCAATGTCTCGCGCATGGTGACTCGCTCATTAATTGCAGGTTTGATGTCAGTGGGTGTAGATGTACAGAATCTGGATGCAACAGCAATTCCGATTGGGCGTACAGTTATACCGACAATGAAGATAGCAGGTGGTATTCATGTGCGGGTACATCCCGATCGCGCCGATTATATCTTGATTGAATTCATGGATGGCAAGGGGATTAATATCTCCAAAGCCCAGGAAAAGAAAATTGAAGGGGCTTTCTTTAAAGAAGATATGCGCCGGGCGTTGTCCCATGAAATTGGTGATGTTGCTTACCCCAGCCAAGTCATTGACCTTTACTGCACAGCTTTTGAGAAACTGTTGAATGTTTCTGCACTGCGTAACAGTCGGGCTAAAGTGGTAATTGACTATATGTATGCAGTGTCTGGGGCAGTATTACCCCAAATGTTAGATAAATTTGGTGCAGATGCCGTTGTTCTCAATGCTAGTTTAAATAAAGCTGCGGTATCTACCACTGACCGGGAAGCACTACTGAATCAGTTAGGTCATGTGGTGGAAGCATTAAAAGCTAACTTTGGCGTGCAGGTATCAGCCAACGGTGAACAGTTGATTTTAGTGGATGAATCAGGGTATCCCATTCGGGGTGAACTGTTAACAGCCCTGATGGTAGATATGATTCTCACCTCAAACCCCAGAGGAACAGTAGTTGTACCTGTGCATTCATCCAGTGCTGTAGAACAAGTAGCGCGTCGTCATGATGGGCGAGTGATTCGCACCAAAGCTAACCCAACCGCTTTAATGGAAGCTTGTCAGAAAAATCCCAATGTGGTGCTAGGGGGTAGCGGCGATACTGGCTTTATTTTCCCACATTTGCATCCGGGTTTTGATTCCATGTTCTGCATTGCGAAACTGATTGAAATGCTGACTATCCAGGAGCGATCGCTTGCTACTGTCCGCTCAGAATTGCCCCGTGTCATTCACAAAACCCACACCATACGCTGTCCTTGGTCCGCTAAGGGTGCATTGATGCGCTACTTAGTAGAAACTCACCCCGCCCAAAACCTCGAACTCATCGATGGGGTAAAAATTCGGCAACCCTATAATGACAGTTGGCTGTTAGTTCTGCCTGATGCCAGTGAGCCATTAGTACATTTGTATGCTAACAGTAACGAACGCGACTGGGTAGATGAGATCGTCAGAGATTACCGCTCTCGTGTGCAAACTTTTGTGGAAAGGCAGCAAGAACAGCATCCAGCAGAAGTTTGA
- a CDS encoding PEP-CTERM sorting domain-containing protein, with the protein MAATTMTAVAFAPSAAMAVSITLDGEISFGTINDLGIPSNLNNPTEYIFWTNPGTIGETDGDFATAIPPITSVILQTLKLTQTTSAGDVATYTVDESDPLTDFANFGSVTINGETDVLSFNVTGGQLTRTILRGINNSPVGINIGTHPTDIVEGIFKFKGQTVANGTFVLADFGNLGGGFVILTTQPPDGGEPIPEPLTMGGLAVGAGFGAFLKKRYAKKEKQLAKA; encoded by the coding sequence ATGGCTGCAACTACAATGACAGCAGTTGCCTTCGCTCCTTCTGCTGCAATGGCTGTTTCAATTACCTTAGATGGGGAGATATCGTTTGGGACTATAAATGATTTAGGTATTCCATCAAATCTTAATAATCCTACAGAGTATATTTTTTGGACTAATCCCGGCACTATTGGTGAGACGGATGGTGATTTTGCGACTGCTATCCCTCCTATTACTTCAGTTATCCTACAAACTTTAAAATTGACTCAAACAACAAGTGCAGGTGACGTAGCTACATATACCGTGGATGAGTCTGATCCTCTAACTGATTTTGCTAACTTCGGTTCAGTTACAATTAATGGTGAGACAGATGTATTGAGCTTTAATGTTACAGGCGGTCAGTTGACAAGAACAATACTTAGAGGTATCAACAACAGCCCTGTTGGTATTAATATAGGTACCCATCCGACTGATATTGTGGAGGGAATATTTAAGTTTAAGGGTCAAACTGTTGCTAATGGAACATTTGTCTTAGCTGATTTTGGGAATCTAGGTGGTGGTTTTGTTATTCTAACAACTCAACCACCCGATGGGGGTGAACCAATTCCCGAACCCCTAACAATGGGTGGACTAGCAGTAGGTGCAGGCTTCGGTGCATTTCTCAAAAAACGCTATGCTAAAAAAGAAAAGCAATTAGCGAAAGCTTAA
- a CDS encoding VOC family protein, with the protein MLSSTNALNSSLAPGNLRKVHHIALNVKDMQASRYFYGNILGLHELTGDEVPATLVELVASGKVANFITPDGTILDLFWTPDLTPPHPNPEQSFTRAYHLAFDIDPQLFEQAVAVLRDNQIHIAHGPVSRPTGRGVYFYDPDGFMIEIRCDPQ; encoded by the coding sequence ATGCTATCTAGTACCAACGCCCTAAATAGTAGCCTTGCACCGGGTAATCTGCGGAAAGTGCATCACATTGCCCTCAATGTGAAAGATATGCAAGCTTCTCGATATTTCTATGGCAATATCTTGGGGTTGCATGAGTTGACTGGTGATGAAGTACCAGCAACTTTGGTAGAACTGGTAGCATCTGGGAAAGTCGCTAATTTCATCACTCCCGATGGGACGATTCTGGATTTATTTTGGACTCCTGATTTAACACCACCTCATCCCAACCCGGAACAGAGTTTTACAAGAGCCTATCACTTAGCTTTTGACATCGACCCGCAATTATTTGAGCAAGCGGTGGCAGTTTTGCGAGATAATCAAATTCACATTGCTCATGGCCCTGTCAGTCGTCCTACTGGTAGGGGTGTGTATTTTTACGACCCCGATGGCTTTATGATTGAAATTCGATGCGACCCACAATAG
- the modA gene encoding molybdate ABC transporter substrate-binding protein, protein MKRRQILAFIGAAVASCLIAVGLSFMTPSPVVAQSNVNLLVSAAASLKDALEEIKPLYQKSKPNVNISYNFGASGALQQQIEQGAPADVFISAAKRQVDALEQKGLLLPGTRAILAKNRLVLVVPKNARGITSFYNLRDANIKRVAIGEPRSVPAGQYADQVLRKLKLLPQIQPKLVYANNVRQVLAVVESGNADAGLVYATDAKISDKVKVVVAADEKYHSPIIYPLAVVKSSKNPDAAKEYVKFLTTDNQAKAVLRKYGFILP, encoded by the coding sequence TGGCTTGTCATTTATGACACCTTCCCCTGTAGTCGCACAATCTAATGTCAATTTACTGGTGTCTGCTGCTGCTAGTTTGAAAGACGCACTCGAAGAAATTAAGCCTCTGTATCAAAAAAGTAAACCCAATGTCAACATTAGTTATAACTTTGGTGCATCTGGTGCTTTGCAGCAGCAGATTGAACAGGGTGCGCCAGCAGATGTGTTTATTTCTGCCGCTAAAAGACAAGTAGATGCTTTGGAGCAGAAAGGATTGTTACTTCCTGGTACACGAGCGATCCTAGCAAAGAACCGCCTTGTTTTGGTTGTCCCTAAGAACGCCAGAGGTATTACTAGCTTCTACAATTTGAGAGATGCCAACATTAAGCGAGTCGCTATTGGTGAACCAAGGAGTGTCCCCGCAGGACAATATGCTGACCAAGTTTTGCGTAAACTCAAGTTATTACCTCAAATTCAGCCGAAATTAGTCTATGCCAACAACGTGCGTCAGGTTTTAGCTGTGGTAGAAAGTGGTAATGCTGATGCAGGTTTAGTTTATGCCACCGATGCTAAAATTTCTGACAAGGTAAAAGTAGTAGTAGCTGCTGATGAAAAATACCACTCTCCAATTATTTATCCTTTAGCAGTGGTTAAAAGCAGTAAAAACCCTGATGCGGCTAAGGAGTATGTCAAGTTTTTAACTACTGACAACCAAGCCAAGGCTGTACTGCGGAAGTACGGTTTTATTTTGCCGTAG
- a CDS encoding ABC transporter ATP-binding protein, translating into MAQVFIENVYKSFPPRRGENVVSPTASGKKSDIATEQSGNINVLRRINLTIPDGEFMVLVGPSGCGKSTLLRLIAGLEVMTGGNIWVGDRLVNDLPPKERDIAMVFQNYALYPHMSVYDNIAFGLRRRELEHGENHSSQLPDWAENLLVGTTKKLPKGLRYISGKEREVDQRVRGVAELLQIEMLLHRLPKQLSGGQRQRVALGRAIARNPQVFLMDEPLSNLDAKLRAETRAQIVKLQRQLGTTTIYVTHDQTEAMTMGDRIAIMNQGQIQQVASPLELYNNPNNRFVAEFIGTPPMNFIPVEFHAPLLITHSQFRFTLPEDWASPLQKYDGQTLILGIRPEHLSLSVPATKNLPVQVDLVENLGNDAFITATLIEDESRFAQITNPLQVRVPPERSVSVGEQLWLSLNPDKIHFFDPDTELAIFP; encoded by the coding sequence GTGGCGCAAGTTTTTATAGAAAACGTTTATAAAAGTTTCCCTCCCCGTCGTGGGGAAAATGTGGTTTCACCAACCGCATCTGGCAAGAAAAGCGATATAGCAACAGAACAATCAGGAAATATTAATGTCTTGCGACGAATTAACCTCACTATTCCTGATGGGGAATTTATGGTATTGGTGGGGCCTTCTGGTTGTGGGAAAAGTACCTTATTGCGGTTAATTGCTGGCTTAGAGGTAATGACAGGCGGCAATATTTGGGTGGGCGATCGCTTGGTGAATGACTTACCACCCAAGGAACGGGACATTGCAATGGTGTTTCAAAATTACGCCTTGTATCCCCACATGAGTGTATATGACAATATTGCCTTTGGATTACGTCGTCGGGAATTAGAGCATGGGGAAAATCACTCCTCCCAACTCCCTGATTGGGCAGAAAATCTCCTGGTGGGAACAACAAAAAAGCTACCTAAAGGACTACGTTATATCTCTGGGAAAGAGCGAGAAGTAGATCAACGGGTGCGGGGTGTGGCTGAGTTGTTGCAAATTGAAATGCTGCTGCATCGGTTGCCAAAACAGCTATCTGGGGGACAAAGACAACGGGTAGCATTGGGTAGGGCGATCGCTCGCAATCCCCAAGTATTTTTAATGGATGAGCCGCTTTCTAACCTGGATGCAAAATTACGGGCAGAAACCCGCGCTCAAATTGTCAAATTACAACGCCAATTGGGGACAACAACAATTTACGTTACCCATGACCAAACTGAAGCGATGACAATGGGCGATCGCATTGCGATTATGAATCAAGGTCAGATTCAACAAGTTGCTTCTCCATTGGAACTGTATAACAACCCCAACAACCGCTTTGTTGCGGAATTCATTGGTACACCACCGATGAATTTTATTCCGGTAGAATTTCATGCACCTTTGTTAATTACCCATTCTCAGTTCCGGTTTACCCTCCCAGAAGATTGGGCTAGTCCGTTGCAAAAATATGATGGGCAAACCCTAATTTTGGGCATTCGTCCAGAACACTTAAGCTTAAGTGTACCTGCTACTAAGAATTTGCCAGTGCAAGTAGATTTAGTAGAAAACCTGGGTAACGATGCTTTTATCACGGCCACACTAATTGAGGATGAGTCTAGATTTGCTCAGATCACCAATCCTCTACAAGTAAGAGTTCCACCAGAAAGATCAGTTAGTGTGGGTGAGCAACTTTGGTTATCATTAAACCCAGATAAAATTCACTTTTTCGACCCAGACACTGAATTAGCTATTTTTCCATAG